One Sander vitreus isolate 19-12246 chromosome 22, sanVit1, whole genome shotgun sequence DNA segment encodes these proteins:
- the arl8 gene encoding ADP-ribosylation factor-like 8: MGLIFAKLWSFFCNQEHKVIIVGLDNAGKTTILYQFLMNEVVHTSPTIGSNVEEIVVKNTHFLMWDIGGQESLRSSWNTYYSNTEFIILVVDSTDRERLAISKEELYRMLAHEDLRKAAVLIFANKQDMKDCMSAAEISKYLTLSSIKDHPWHIQSCCALTGEGLCQGLEWMTSRAGLR; the protein is encoded by the exons ATGGGCCTCATATTTGCCAAACTGTGGAGCTTCTTCTGTAACCAAG AGCACAAGGTGATAATCGTCGGACTAGATAATGCAGGGAAAACCACCATCCTCTACCAATT TCTGATGAATGAGGTCGTCCACACGTCCCCCACCATCGGAAGCAATGTGGAAGAAATAGTGGTGAAGAACACTCACTTTCTGATGTGGGATATAGGAGGGCAGGAGTCTCTCAGGTCCTCCTGGAACACCTACTACTCCAATACAGAG TTCATCATTCTGGTGGTGGacagcacagacagagagaggctggCCATCTCTAAAGAGGAGCTCTACAGGATGTTGGCTCATGAG GACCTGCGGAAAGCAGCTGTGTTGATATTTGCCAATAAGCAGGATATGAAGGACTGTATGTCTGCAGCAGAGATCTCCAAATACCTCACCCTGAGCTCCATCAAAGACCACCCCTGGCACATACAGTCCTGCTGTGCACTTACAGGAGAGGG tttaTGCCAAGGCCTTGAGTGGATGACCTCGAGGGCTGGACTCAGATAG
- the nsun6 gene encoding tRNA (cytosine(72)-C(5))-methyltransferase NSUN6 isoform X2, producing the protein MSIFPRISLKPEVTDYLKSVFLNKEVLAAVGHQEADCRFQKLLTCLSHPPSYTCVRANTHLAPLEEIRHKLGEELKKQMCTSSAEEVSVQILPHPRIPDVLLLPVDGPRPVKQLSSEVVVGAQCGSAVLRGAHVFVPGILASPKYMKAGDVVSVLSDLEGRCTRGATSFQGKKVFVGNGVSQIDRSSIFCTDEPAKGIGIRMVEPLYQSPSFDGVLPNLAFLQNLPSVVVGHVLGPRPGERILDMCAAPGGKTCHIAALMRDQGEVVALDRIRNKIDRIHQNAQMLHLRSIKVYCFNSTQAVSSDLAQEAEGPPFPPESFDRVLLDAPCSGLGQRPSMSCTWSLKEICSYQPLQRKLFHAAVKLLKKGGVLVYSTCTVTLAENEEQVAWALQTFPCLTLQPQEPHIGAEGMLGAGLSPEQLRLLQRFSPELSWDQTGTAAPLPCRADRDTIGFFIAKFLKN; encoded by the exons ATGTCTATTTTTCCAAGGATTTCCCTGAAGCCTGAAGTCACTGATTATCTCAAGAGTGTCTTCTTAAACAAGGAG GTGTTGGCTGCAGTTGGCCATCAGGAGGCAGACTGTCGTTTTCAGAAGCTGCTCACATGCCTGTCTCACCCTCCTTCATACACTTGTGTTCGGGCCAATACTCATCTCGCTCCCCTGGAAGAGATCAGACACAAGTTAGGAGAAGAGCTGAAAAAG CAGATGTGCACCTCATCAGCAGAGGAGGTCTCCGTTCAGATTCTTCCTCACCCGCGAATTCCAGATGTGCTGCTCCTTCCCGTCGACGGCCCAAG ACCTGTGAAGCAGCTCAGCTCAGAGGTGGTGGTTGGTGCTCAGTGTGGCAGTGCTGTACTGAGAGGTGCTCATGTCTTCGTCCCGGGGATTCTCGCCAGCCCCAAGT ACATGAAGGCTGGAGATGTGGTGTCTGTCCTCTCTGACTTGGAGGGTCGGTGCACCCGAGGAGCCACGAGCTTCCAGGGAAAGAAAGTTTTTGTGGGAAACGGAGTCTCTCAAATAGATCGCTCCAGCATCTTCTGCACAGATGAACCTGCCAA GGGAATAGGCATTCGGATGGTAGAGCCACTCTACCAGAGTCCTTCCTTCGATGGTGTTCTACCCAACCTGGCATTCCTACAG AACCTTCCCTCTGTAGTTGTGGGACATGTTCTCGGGCCTCGTCCTGGAGAGCGGATCCTGGATATGTGTGCTGCACCCGGAGGGAAGACCTGCCACATCGCTGCACTCATGAGGGATCAG GGCGAGGTCGTGGCGCTGGACAGGATCCGAAATAAGATCGATCGAATTCATCAAAACGCCCAAATGTTGCATTTGCGGTCGATCAAAGTTTATTGCTTTAACAGCACTCAAGCTGTGAGCAGCGACCTGGCACAGGAAGCTGAAG GACCTCCCTTCCCTCCTGAAAGTTTTGACCGGGTTCTGCTGGACGCCCCCTGTAGCGGCCTCGGACAGAGACCCAGCATGTCCTGTACCTGGAGCCTCAAGGAGATCTGCTCCTACCAGCCACTGCAGCGCAAGTTATTCCATGCT GCAGTGAAGTTATTGAAGAAAGGTGGGGTTCTTGTGTACAGCACCTGCACAGTGACTCTAGCAGAGAATGAGGAGCAGGTAGCCTGGGCCCTTCAAACCTTCCCCTGCCTCACGCTTCAGCCTCAG GAGCCTCACATCGGCGCAGAAGGCATGCTGGGAGCCGGCCTGTCACCTGAGCAGCTGCGCCTTCTCCAGAGGTTCAGTCCTGAGCTGAGCTGGGACCAGACGGGAACGGCAGCCCCCCTCCCCTGCAGAGCCGACAGAGACACTATCGGCTTTTTTATTGCCAAGTTCCTGAAAAACTGA
- the nsun6 gene encoding tRNA (cytosine(72)-C(5))-methyltransferase NSUN6 isoform X1 → MSIFPRISLKPEVTDYLKSVFLNKEVLAAVGHQEADCRFQKLLTCLSHPPSYTCVRANTHLAPLEEIRHKLGEELKKQQMCTSSAEEVSVQILPHPRIPDVLLLPVDGPRPVKQLSSEVVVGAQCGSAVLRGAHVFVPGILASPKYMKAGDVVSVLSDLEGRCTRGATSFQGKKVFVGNGVSQIDRSSIFCTDEPAKGIGIRMVEPLYQSPSFDGVLPNLAFLQNLPSVVVGHVLGPRPGERILDMCAAPGGKTCHIAALMRDQGEVVALDRIRNKIDRIHQNAQMLHLRSIKVYCFNSTQAVSSDLAQEAEGPPFPPESFDRVLLDAPCSGLGQRPSMSCTWSLKEICSYQPLQRKLFHAAVKLLKKGGVLVYSTCTVTLAENEEQVAWALQTFPCLTLQPQEPHIGAEGMLGAGLSPEQLRLLQRFSPELSWDQTGTAAPLPCRADRDTIGFFIAKFLKN, encoded by the exons ATGTCTATTTTTCCAAGGATTTCCCTGAAGCCTGAAGTCACTGATTATCTCAAGAGTGTCTTCTTAAACAAGGAG GTGTTGGCTGCAGTTGGCCATCAGGAGGCAGACTGTCGTTTTCAGAAGCTGCTCACATGCCTGTCTCACCCTCCTTCATACACTTGTGTTCGGGCCAATACTCATCTCGCTCCCCTGGAAGAGATCAGACACAAGTTAGGAGAAGAGCTGAAAAAG CAGCAGATGTGCACCTCATCAGCAGAGGAGGTCTCCGTTCAGATTCTTCCTCACCCGCGAATTCCAGATGTGCTGCTCCTTCCCGTCGACGGCCCAAG ACCTGTGAAGCAGCTCAGCTCAGAGGTGGTGGTTGGTGCTCAGTGTGGCAGTGCTGTACTGAGAGGTGCTCATGTCTTCGTCCCGGGGATTCTCGCCAGCCCCAAGT ACATGAAGGCTGGAGATGTGGTGTCTGTCCTCTCTGACTTGGAGGGTCGGTGCACCCGAGGAGCCACGAGCTTCCAGGGAAAGAAAGTTTTTGTGGGAAACGGAGTCTCTCAAATAGATCGCTCCAGCATCTTCTGCACAGATGAACCTGCCAA GGGAATAGGCATTCGGATGGTAGAGCCACTCTACCAGAGTCCTTCCTTCGATGGTGTTCTACCCAACCTGGCATTCCTACAG AACCTTCCCTCTGTAGTTGTGGGACATGTTCTCGGGCCTCGTCCTGGAGAGCGGATCCTGGATATGTGTGCTGCACCCGGAGGGAAGACCTGCCACATCGCTGCACTCATGAGGGATCAG GGCGAGGTCGTGGCGCTGGACAGGATCCGAAATAAGATCGATCGAATTCATCAAAACGCCCAAATGTTGCATTTGCGGTCGATCAAAGTTTATTGCTTTAACAGCACTCAAGCTGTGAGCAGCGACCTGGCACAGGAAGCTGAAG GACCTCCCTTCCCTCCTGAAAGTTTTGACCGGGTTCTGCTGGACGCCCCCTGTAGCGGCCTCGGACAGAGACCCAGCATGTCCTGTACCTGGAGCCTCAAGGAGATCTGCTCCTACCAGCCACTGCAGCGCAAGTTATTCCATGCT GCAGTGAAGTTATTGAAGAAAGGTGGGGTTCTTGTGTACAGCACCTGCACAGTGACTCTAGCAGAGAATGAGGAGCAGGTAGCCTGGGCCCTTCAAACCTTCCCCTGCCTCACGCTTCAGCCTCAG GAGCCTCACATCGGCGCAGAAGGCATGCTGGGAGCCGGCCTGTCACCTGAGCAGCTGCGCCTTCTCCAGAGGTTCAGTCCTGAGCTGAGCTGGGACCAGACGGGAACGGCAGCCCCCCTCCCCTGCAGAGCCGACAGAGACACTATCGGCTTTTTTATTGCCAAGTTCCTGAAAAACTGA